One window of the Cryptomeria japonica chromosome 7, Sugi_1.0, whole genome shotgun sequence genome contains the following:
- the LOC131856738 gene encoding glucan endo-1,3-beta-glucosidase-like translates to MGSQQGNKDCYALALLIVVSFYIVHADGEKIGVCYGMLSDSLPYHNEEVNLMQSNNIGKVRLYFASQDALQALKNSGIEVIVGVRNAELQTIADDQDVANIWVNDKIKQFHPSVNIKYIAVGNKVFLNRTLISYLLPAMENIQRALRNADLQNNIKVSTPYPTSVLNNSFPPSEGTFGEDMSAILNFLSDNGSTFMAHVYPYFSYKNSAGSTSADYSLFRSTSTVVTDGNLMYNNLFDVFVDAFISAMEKLGHSNIPIVITESGWPTAGNAVATVDNARTYNNNLIKHVLSNAGTPKRPGTTIETYIFTLFNENQKTGSEARHFGLFDTTKIPVYPMDFLAESSVYPPLSSPESSRDLKVVYIYLTVI, encoded by the exons ATGGGTTCCCAGCAAGGAAATAAAGATTGCTATGCTTTGGCTCTTCTCATTGTCGTTTCATTCTACATAGTTCATGCAG ATGGTGAAAAGATAGGAGTATGCTATGGAATGCTTTCAGACAGTTTGCCTTATCACAATGAGGAGGTGAATCTGATGCAGTCAAACAACATAGGAAAGGTGAGATTATACTTTGCAAGTCAGGACGCCCTGCAGGCCCTGAAGAATTCTGGAATCGAAGTGATTGTGGGAGTTCGCAACGCTGAGCTTCAGACGATTGCAGATGACCAGGATGTAGCGAACATATGGGTGAATGACAAAATTAAACAATTCCATCCTTCTGTCAACATCAAATACATTGCAGTGGGAAACAAGGTATTTTTAAATAGAACACTCATTTCGTATCTCCTGCCTGCAATGGAAAACATTCAGAGGGCATTGAGGAACGCCGATCTGCAGAACAACATCAAGGTCTCCACACCATACCCAACGTCCGTGTTGAACAACTCATTTCCTCCGTCTGAGGGAACATTTGGTGAGGATATGAGTGCTATCCTTAACTTTCTATCAGATAATGGCTCCACTTTCATGGCCCACGTCTATCCATACTTCAGCTACAAAAACTCCGCAGGTTCAACTTCTGCAGACTATTCGCTGTTTAGATCGACAAGTACTGTGGTGACTGATGGCAATTTAATGTATAACAACTTGTTCGACGTTTTTGTGGACGCTTTTATATCTGCTATGGAAAAGCTGGGACATTCCAATATTCCAATTGTAATAACTGAAAGTGGGTGGCCCACTGCAGGCAATGCCGTGGCTACTGTGGACAATGCCCGAACTTACAACAACAATCTCATCAAGCATGTTTTGTCAAATGCAGGAACACCAAAGAGACCTGGAACGACAATTGAGACATATATTTTTACACTGTTCAATGAGAATCAGAAGACTGGGTCTGAGGCGCGCCATTTTGGTCTGTTTGATACCACTAAAATTCCTGTCTACCCTATGGACTTCCTAGCTGAAAGTTCTGTTTACCCTCCGCTCAGCTCACCTGAAAGTTCCAGGGATTTAAAAGTGGTGTATATATATCTAACAGTAATCTAG